A stretch of Saccharothrix texasensis DNA encodes these proteins:
- a CDS encoding amino acid ABC transporter ATP-binding protein codes for MGEVMVDVRGVHKSFGDNEVLRGVDLRVGAGEVVVVLGPSGSGKSTLLRTINHLEKADRGLVGIDGDLIGYRRRGDKLYELRERDVLRQRAHVGFVFQNFNLFPHLTVLENIVEAPVATRRKPLVEARAQARRLLDRVGLADKESAYPRHLSGGQQQRVAIARALALEPKVLLFDEPTSALDPELVGEVLDVIRDLARSGTTMIVVTHEIGFARDVADTVVFMDAGVVVEQGPPAQVLDEPQHPRTRAFLSKVL; via the coding sequence ATGGGCGAGGTGATGGTGGACGTCCGCGGCGTCCACAAGAGTTTCGGGGACAACGAGGTGCTGCGCGGCGTCGACCTCCGGGTCGGCGCGGGCGAGGTGGTGGTCGTGCTGGGGCCGTCCGGCTCGGGCAAGTCCACGCTGCTGCGCACGATCAACCACCTGGAGAAGGCCGACCGCGGCCTGGTCGGCATCGACGGCGACCTGATCGGCTACCGCCGTCGCGGCGACAAGCTGTACGAGCTGCGGGAGCGCGACGTGCTCCGGCAACGCGCCCACGTCGGTTTCGTGTTCCAGAACTTCAACCTGTTCCCGCACCTCACGGTGCTGGAGAACATCGTGGAGGCGCCGGTGGCGACGCGCCGGAAGCCCCTGGTCGAAGCCCGTGCGCAGGCCCGTCGGCTCCTGGACCGCGTCGGCCTGGCCGACAAGGAGTCCGCCTACCCGCGGCACCTGTCCGGCGGCCAGCAGCAGCGCGTCGCGATCGCCCGCGCCCTGGCGCTGGAACCGAAGGTGCTGCTGTTCGACGAGCCGACCTCCGCGCTGGACCCGGAGCTGGTCGGCGAGGTGCTCGACGTGATCCGGGACCTGGCCCGCAGCGGCACCACCATGATCGTCGTCACGCACGAGATCGGGTTCGCCCGCGACGTGGCCGACACGGTGGTCTTCATGGACGCCGGCGTCGTGGTCGAACAGGGACCGCCGGCGCAGGTCCTGGACGAGCCACAACACCCGCGCACCCGCGCGTTCCTGTCCAAAGTGCTCTGA
- a CDS encoding YihY/virulence factor BrkB family protein, whose translation MLKRTIKEFNDDNLTDWAAALTYYAVLSLFPGLLLLTALLGLLGPDATKSLVDSLDALGPGEAKDTIAGAIENLQKSQASGLLAIVGLVTALWSASGYVGAFMRAANSIYDVEEGRPFWKVIPLRLGLTIGVVLLLAATALGVTLTGGVAEWLGEALGLGSTFVTVWGIAKWPVLFLLASLAIGLLFWASPNVRQPSFLWITPGGLLTVVVWVAASLGFAFYAANFGSYNKTYGSLAGVIIFLVWLWISNLALLLGAELDAELERGRRMEAGQPEERDPVAPPRDTAALS comes from the coding sequence GTGCTGAAGCGGACGATCAAGGAGTTCAACGACGACAACCTCACCGACTGGGCCGCCGCTCTCACCTACTACGCGGTGCTGTCCCTGTTCCCCGGCCTGCTGCTGCTGACCGCGCTGCTGGGGCTGCTCGGCCCGGACGCGACCAAGTCCCTTGTGGACAGCCTGGACGCGCTGGGTCCCGGCGAGGCGAAGGACACCATCGCGGGGGCGATCGAGAACCTCCAGAAGTCACAGGCCAGCGGCCTGCTCGCGATCGTCGGCCTGGTGACCGCGCTCTGGTCGGCCTCCGGCTACGTGGGCGCGTTCATGCGCGCCGCGAACTCGATCTACGACGTCGAGGAGGGCAGGCCGTTCTGGAAGGTCATCCCGCTGCGGCTGGGCCTGACCATCGGGGTGGTGCTGCTGCTGGCGGCCACGGCGCTGGGCGTGACGCTCACCGGCGGCGTGGCCGAGTGGCTGGGCGAGGCGCTCGGGCTCGGCTCGACCTTCGTCACGGTGTGGGGCATCGCGAAGTGGCCGGTGTTGTTCCTGCTCGCGAGCCTGGCGATCGGCCTGCTGTTCTGGGCCTCGCCGAACGTGCGGCAGCCCAGCTTCCTGTGGATCACCCCGGGCGGCCTGCTGACCGTGGTCGTGTGGGTCGCCGCGTCGCTCGGCTTCGCGTTCTACGCGGCGAACTTCGGCTCCTACAACAAGACCTACGGCTCGCTGGCCGGTGTGATCATCTTCCTGGTCTGGCTGTGGATCTCGAACCTGGCCCTGCTGCTCGGCGCCGAGCTGGACGCGGAGCTGGAGCGGGGCAGGCGGATGGAGGCCGGGCAGCCCGAGGAGCGGGACCCGGTGGCCCCGCCCCGCGACACGGCCGCGCTGTCCTGA
- a CDS encoding ABC transporter substrate-binding protein, with amino-acid sequence MSFLKIAAAVTAAVSLVACGAAGGTTEEQVVAGGKTVNLGPDQQRVTADKVDAIAAKVPEEIRRSGVLVIGGSVSTAPPLRFFATDDKTPIGVETDLAVLIAGVLGLQPRLESTSWENLFISLDSGAYPLGLSNITVTEERKEKYDFATYRLDTLAFEAKKGGTWRVAGPEDVAGKVIAVQSGTNQEKILVDWSRANQAKGLPATDVKYFQNPADYYLALESGRIEAFLGPNPTSAYHVTTSGKTEVIGTFSGGGSIVGKIAATTKKGSGLVEPVAEAVDHLIATGRYAEVLDRWGLGDEAVEKSEINPPGLPRTG; translated from the coding sequence TTGTCCTTCCTGAAGATAGCCGCTGCCGTCACCGCCGCCGTCTCGCTGGTCGCCTGCGGCGCCGCCGGCGGGACGACCGAGGAGCAGGTGGTCGCCGGCGGCAAGACCGTGAACCTGGGCCCGGACCAGCAGCGCGTGACGGCCGACAAGGTGGACGCCATCGCGGCGAAGGTCCCCGAGGAGATCCGCCGGAGCGGCGTGCTCGTCATCGGCGGGTCGGTCAGCACCGCGCCGCCGCTGCGCTTCTTCGCCACCGACGACAAGACGCCCATCGGGGTCGAGACCGACCTCGCGGTGCTGATCGCGGGCGTGCTCGGGTTGCAGCCGCGGTTGGAGAGCACGTCCTGGGAGAACCTGTTCATCAGCCTGGACAGCGGCGCCTACCCGCTGGGCCTGTCCAACATCACCGTCACCGAGGAGCGCAAGGAGAAGTACGACTTCGCCACCTACCGGCTCGACACCCTGGCGTTCGAGGCGAAGAAGGGCGGGACGTGGCGCGTGGCCGGGCCCGAGGACGTGGCGGGCAAGGTCATCGCGGTCCAGTCCGGCACGAACCAGGAGAAGATCCTGGTCGACTGGAGCAGGGCCAACCAGGCGAAGGGCCTGCCCGCCACGGACGTCAAGTACTTCCAGAACCCGGCGGACTACTACCTGGCGCTGGAGTCCGGCCGGATCGAGGCCTTCCTGGGCCCTAACCCGACTTCGGCCTACCACGTCACCACGTCCGGCAAGACCGAGGTGATCGGCACCTTCTCGGGTGGCGGCTCGATCGTGGGCAAGATCGCCGCCACCACCAAGAAGGGCAGCGGCCTGGTGGAGCCGGTCGCCGAGGCCGTCGACCACCTGATCGCGACCGGCCGGTACGCCGAGGTGCTCGACCGGTGGGGCCTGGGTGACGAGGCCGTGGAGAAGAGCGAGATCAACCCGCCCGGGCTGCCCAGGACGGGCTGA
- a CDS encoding FAD/NAD(P)-binding protein → MSAVVLVGAGPRASGILERLGANASGLFDGPLEVHLVDPFPAGAGRVWRHEQSPLLRMNSMAEDVTVFTDSSVTCAGPIRPGPSLAHWAASCLSGVALAPEVRAELAAMGPTSFPSRRVQSAYLKWFHERAVSSLPDGSSVTTHATKVVRITGSAQVRQRVWLADRAEPLVADVVVLVLGHLDTVVAPEHRELADHAAAHGLTYLPPGYTADADLSVVPAGADVVVRGMGLAFVDLAVLLGEGRGGRFVRDDGVLRYVPSGREPRLHVGSRRGAPYHSKTGYRLRGEPPGPPRFFVASRLPARPGGLDFRRDVWPLMAKEIAYGHYRELFTGHPSRVREPWEAFSARFAELDWDSDEMRALVRDSVPAEADRLDLDRLDRPLDGVRFPSSDAFQEFLRAHVTADVARRSDRAFSADLGAFLALLGVYGQFAALSATGRLRGEDGWWHGFFSSIASGPPPDRLEELVALSRAGVVRFLGADVWVRAEDGVFVAGSPSVPSHVVRATGLIEARLPVHTLAHTADPLLRSMAAAGDVTDVDGLVLVDPSDSRVVDATGTPHARRFAVGPYTTRKAYAAFARPGTDAPNFRQNDEVAREVLHFLAAAAGRAGESVA, encoded by the coding sequence ATGAGCGCCGTCGTCCTGGTGGGGGCCGGACCTCGGGCGTCCGGAATCCTGGAGCGCTTGGGCGCAAACGCTTCCGGGCTGTTCGACGGGCCGCTGGAGGTGCACCTGGTCGACCCGTTCCCGGCCGGCGCGGGCCGGGTGTGGCGGCACGAGCAGTCGCCGTTGCTGCGGATGAACTCCATGGCCGAGGACGTCACGGTGTTCACCGACTCGTCGGTGACGTGCGCGGGTCCGATCCGGCCGGGGCCGTCGCTCGCGCACTGGGCGGCGTCGTGCCTGTCCGGCGTGGCGCTGGCGCCGGAGGTCCGGGCGGAGCTTGCGGCGATGGGGCCCACGTCGTTCCCGAGCAGGCGGGTGCAGAGCGCGTACCTGAAGTGGTTCCACGAGCGTGCGGTGTCGTCGTTGCCCGACGGCAGTTCGGTGACGACGCACGCGACGAAGGTCGTGCGGATCACCGGGTCGGCGCAGGTGCGGCAGCGGGTGTGGCTCGCGGACCGCGCCGAGCCGCTGGTGGCCGACGTGGTCGTGCTCGTGCTGGGGCACCTGGACACCGTGGTCGCGCCCGAGCACCGGGAGCTCGCCGACCACGCCGCCGCCCACGGGCTCACCTACCTGCCGCCGGGCTACACGGCCGACGCGGACCTCTCGGTGGTGCCGGCCGGCGCGGACGTCGTGGTGCGGGGCATGGGGTTGGCGTTCGTCGACCTCGCGGTGCTGCTGGGCGAGGGGCGCGGCGGCCGGTTCGTGCGGGACGACGGGGTGCTGCGGTACGTCCCGTCCGGCCGTGAACCCCGCCTGCACGTCGGCTCGCGCCGCGGCGCGCCGTACCACTCCAAGACCGGCTACCGGCTGCGCGGGGAACCGCCGGGGCCGCCGAGGTTCTTCGTCGCGTCGCGGCTGCCGGCACGTCCCGGTGGGCTCGACTTCCGCCGGGACGTGTGGCCGCTGATGGCCAAGGAGATCGCGTACGGGCACTACCGCGAGCTGTTCACCGGGCACCCGTCGCGGGTGCGCGAGCCGTGGGAGGCGTTCTCGGCGCGGTTCGCCGAGCTGGACTGGGACAGCGACGAGATGCGGGCGCTGGTGCGCGACAGCGTGCCGGCGGAGGCGGATCGCCTCGACCTCGACCGGCTGGACCGCCCTCTCGACGGCGTGCGGTTCCCCTCGTCGGACGCCTTCCAGGAGTTCCTGCGCGCCCACGTCACGGCGGACGTCGCGCGGCGCTCGGATCGGGCGTTCAGCGCGGACCTGGGCGCGTTCCTGGCGCTGCTGGGCGTGTACGGCCAGTTCGCGGCGCTGTCCGCGACCGGACGGCTGCGCGGCGAGGACGGGTGGTGGCACGGGTTCTTCAGCTCGATCGCGAGCGGGCCGCCGCCGGACCGGTTGGAGGAGCTGGTGGCGCTGTCCCGCGCGGGGGTGGTGCGGTTCCTGGGCGCGGACGTGTGGGTCCGCGCGGAGGACGGGGTGTTCGTGGCCGGGAGTCCGAGCGTGCCCTCGCACGTCGTGCGGGCGACCGGGCTGATCGAGGCGCGGCTGCCCGTGCACACCTTGGCGCACACCGCCGACCCGTTGCTGAGGTCGATGGCCGCGGCCGGTGACGTGACCGACGTCGACGGCCTCGTGCTGGTCGACCCGTCCGACAGCCGGGTCGTCGACGCCACCGGCACGCCGCACGCGCGGCGTTTCGCGGTCGGTCCCTACACGACCCGCAAGGCGTACGCGGCGTTCGCCCGGCCCGGCACCGACGCGCCGAACTTCCGGCAGAACGACGAGGTCGCGCGGGAGGTCCTGCACTTCCTCGCCGCGGCGGCCGGGCGTGCGGGCGAGTCGGTGGCCTGA
- a CDS encoding phage holin family protein, translating to MNRLSDQVSRLARDEIRLAVAEMRTKGKRVGTGAGLLGGAGVLAWFGLMTVLAGLVLLLATAMPAWIAAFVVAVAVFAVAGVLALVGRKQIRRGTPPVPEEAVASIKQDIATVSERAHR from the coding sequence GTGAACAGGCTGTCCGACCAGGTGAGCAGGCTGGCCCGGGACGAGATCCGGTTGGCCGTGGCCGAGATGCGCACGAAGGGCAAGCGCGTCGGCACGGGCGCCGGGCTGCTCGGCGGCGCGGGCGTCCTGGCCTGGTTCGGCCTGATGACGGTGCTCGCGGGGCTGGTGCTGCTGCTGGCCACCGCCATGCCGGCGTGGATCGCGGCGTTCGTCGTCGCGGTGGCCGTGTTCGCGGTCGCGGGCGTGCTCGCGCTGGTCGGCCGCAAGCAGATCCGACGTGGCACGCCTCCCGTGCCGGAAGAGGCCGTGGCGAGCATCAAGCAGGACATCGCCACCGTGAGCGAGAGGGCACACCGATGA
- a CDS encoding DUF4235 domain-containing protein, with product MNVNKLLYRPLGMLFGVLGGLAASALFGQVWKLMTGTKEAPTPTQKDRGWGEVLLAASIQGAIFGVVKAAIDRGGATGYDRLTGEWPGDTNKNDGD from the coding sequence GTGAACGTGAACAAGCTCCTGTACCGGCCGCTCGGCATGCTGTTCGGCGTGCTCGGCGGTCTGGCCGCCAGCGCGTTGTTCGGCCAGGTCTGGAAGCTGATGACCGGCACCAAGGAGGCGCCGACCCCCACCCAGAAGGACCGCGGCTGGGGCGAGGTCCTCTTGGCCGCGTCCATCCAGGGCGCGATCTTCGGCGTGGTGAAGGCCGCGATCGACCGGGGCGGCGCGACCGGCTACGACCGGCTCACCGGCGAGTGGCCCGGCGACACGAACAAGAACGACGGCGACTGA
- a CDS encoding enoyl-CoA hydratase/isomerase family protein, protein MTLRLDTAGPVATLTIDRPAKRNAMSYAMWSALPGLLAEVRRDDDVRVLVVRGGEHFSAGADISEFSTLRHGADGAARYSEAVHRGERAIATLGKPTVAAVTGFCVGGGCEIALACDLRVAAADARFGITPAKLGIVYNFTSTKRLVDAVGPAWAKQILFTGEIIDAATALRIGLVNEVHPPDALEARVEELTGTIAARARVSVRGAKQIVDRITDGQHDEDDAVRALYDEAVHSVDYAEGVAAFLEKRTPRF, encoded by the coding sequence ATGACGCTGAGGCTCGACACCGCAGGCCCGGTGGCCACGTTGACCATCGACCGCCCGGCCAAGCGCAACGCCATGAGCTACGCCATGTGGTCGGCGCTGCCCGGTCTGCTGGCCGAGGTCCGGCGCGACGACGACGTGCGCGTGCTCGTCGTCCGCGGCGGCGAGCACTTCTCGGCCGGCGCGGACATCAGCGAGTTCTCCACCCTCCGCCACGGCGCGGACGGCGCGGCGAGGTACAGCGAGGCCGTGCACCGCGGCGAACGCGCCATCGCCACCCTCGGCAAGCCGACCGTGGCCGCCGTCACGGGTTTCTGCGTCGGCGGCGGCTGCGAGATCGCCCTGGCCTGCGACCTGCGCGTGGCGGCGGCCGACGCCCGGTTCGGCATCACGCCCGCGAAGCTCGGCATCGTCTACAACTTCACGTCCACCAAGCGCCTGGTCGACGCGGTCGGCCCGGCGTGGGCCAAGCAGATCCTGTTCACCGGCGAGATCATCGACGCGGCGACCGCGCTGCGCATCGGCCTGGTCAACGAGGTCCACCCGCCCGACGCCCTGGAGGCCCGGGTCGAGGAGCTGACCGGGACCATCGCGGCCCGCGCCCGGGTCAGCGTCCGCGGCGCGAAGCAGATCGTCGACCGGATCACCGACGGGCAGCACGACGAGGACGACGCGGTGCGGGCGCTGTACGACGAAGCCGTGCACAGCGTGGACTACGCGGAGGGTGTGGCGGCGTTCCTGGAGAAGCGGACGCCGAGGTTCTGA
- a CDS encoding LLM class flavin-dependent oxidoreductase, whose product MPVEFLGIGGTNDGSETHPRSGPAFDKDYTLRLARAHEDHGWDRVLFAYGSGSPEPAQAAAYVATKLDKLQILLAHRPNVSYPTFAAKTFATLDRISDGRLTVHFITGGTDHEQQREGDYLTKDERYSRTEEYIRIVKKAWTSREPFDHEGEHYRFADFVSDVFPVQRPRPRVSFGGSSPAAYRAGGAEADIFCLWGEPLADTAAQIDAVRRAARDAGRTDLPRIQVAFRPILGATEELAWEKAHRTVDAIKARTGGVNPLTRRHSLKNPENTGSQRLLEIAGRGERFDRALWTPTAAATGGAGNSNALVGTPETVAQALLDYYDLGVDILSARGYDMVNDTIDFGRHVIPIVREEVAKRDRERAAAVPEPREIAVDG is encoded by the coding sequence GTGCCTGTTGAGTTCCTGGGGATCGGCGGCACCAACGACGGTTCCGAGACGCACCCGCGCAGCGGCCCCGCGTTCGACAAGGACTACACGCTGCGGTTGGCCCGAGCCCACGAAGACCACGGCTGGGACCGGGTCCTGTTCGCCTACGGCTCCGGCTCGCCCGAACCGGCGCAAGCCGCCGCGTACGTCGCCACCAAGCTCGACAAGCTGCAGATCCTCCTGGCGCACCGACCGAACGTGTCCTACCCGACGTTCGCCGCGAAGACGTTCGCCACGCTGGACCGGATCAGCGACGGCAGGCTCACCGTGCACTTCATCACCGGCGGCACGGACCACGAGCAGCAGCGCGAAGGCGACTACCTGACCAAGGACGAGCGCTACTCGCGCACCGAGGAGTACATCCGGATCGTCAAGAAGGCCTGGACGTCACGGGAGCCGTTCGACCACGAGGGCGAGCACTACAGGTTCGCCGACTTCGTGAGCGACGTGTTCCCGGTGCAGCGACCCCGGCCGCGGGTGTCGTTCGGCGGGTCGTCGCCCGCCGCCTACCGGGCCGGCGGCGCGGAAGCCGACATCTTCTGCCTGTGGGGCGAACCGCTGGCCGACACGGCCGCGCAGATCGACGCCGTGCGCCGAGCCGCGCGGGACGCGGGCCGGACCGACCTGCCGCGCATCCAGGTCGCGTTCCGCCCGATCCTCGGCGCGACCGAGGAACTGGCCTGGGAGAAGGCGCACCGGACGGTGGACGCGATCAAGGCGCGCACCGGGGGAGTGAACCCGCTGACCCGCAGGCACTCGTTGAAGAACCCCGAGAACACGGGCTCCCAGCGGCTGCTGGAGATCGCCGGGCGCGGAGAGCGCTTCGACCGCGCCCTGTGGACGCCGACCGCCGCCGCGACCGGAGGGGCGGGCAACTCCAACGCGCTCGTCGGCACCCCCGAGACCGTGGCCCAGGCGTTGCTCGACTACTACGACCTCGGTGTGGACATCCTGTCCGCGCGCGGCTACGACATGGTGAACGACACGATCGACTTCGGCCGGCACGTGATCCCGATCGTGCGCGAGGAAGTCGCCAAGCGCGACCGGGAGCGCGCCGCCGCCGTGCCGGAGCCGCGTGAGATCGCGGTGGACGGATGA
- a CDS encoding amino acid ABC transporter permease codes for MSASALFSPPRSDETASIVPLRRPWRRASAALVVAAVGVVVWSAATNERFQWHVVLRYFATDAVLRGLWLTLWLTAVTVVLGFVIGGVLAVMRLSGNPVLAGVSWGYVWLFRSVPLLVQLLFWFNFGALYPALSGATPVIGPMTSVIIGLVLHEAAYAAEIVRGGILSVDAGQAEAAAALGLRRWRVLRRIVPPQAMRSIVPAAGNLLIGTLKGTSIVSVLAVQDLLYSVQLIYNRNYLIIPLLLVATVWYVVVTSLLGVGQHYVERYYGRGAR; via the coding sequence ATGAGCGCGTCCGCCCTCTTCTCGCCACCGCGGTCCGACGAGACCGCCTCGATCGTCCCCCTCCGCCGTCCCTGGCGCCGGGCCTCCGCCGCGCTCGTGGTCGCCGCGGTCGGTGTCGTGGTGTGGTCGGCGGCGACCAACGAGCGGTTCCAGTGGCACGTGGTGCTCCGCTACTTCGCCACCGACGCCGTGCTGCGCGGGCTGTGGCTGACGTTGTGGCTGACCGCGGTGACGGTGGTGCTCGGTTTCGTCATCGGCGGGGTGCTGGCCGTCATGCGGTTGTCCGGCAACCCGGTGCTGGCCGGCGTGAGCTGGGGCTACGTCTGGTTGTTCCGCTCGGTGCCGCTGCTGGTGCAGCTGCTGTTCTGGTTCAACTTCGGCGCCCTGTACCCGGCGTTGTCCGGCGCCACGCCGGTGATCGGCCCCATGACGTCGGTGATCATCGGCTTGGTGCTGCACGAGGCCGCCTACGCCGCCGAGATCGTGCGCGGCGGCATCCTGTCCGTGGACGCGGGCCAGGCCGAAGCGGCGGCGGCACTGGGGCTGCGGCGGTGGCGGGTGCTGCGCCGGATCGTGCCGCCGCAGGCGATGCGGTCGATCGTGCCGGCGGCGGGCAACCTGCTCATCGGCACGTTGAAGGGCACGTCGATCGTGAGCGTGCTGGCCGTGCAGGACCTGCTGTACTCCGTCCAGCTGATCTACAACCGCAACTACCTGATCATCCCGCTGCTGCTCGTCGCCACCGTCTGGTACGTCGTCGTCACGAGCCTGCTCGGCGTCGGTCAGCACTACGTCGAGCGCTACTACGGGCGTGGCGCGCGATGA
- the trxA gene encoding thioredoxin → MATVELTAENFDEVVGGSEMVLVDFWAGWCGPCVQFAPTYEKSAQKHTDIVFGKVDTEAQQQLAAAFQIRSIPTLMIVRDGVVLYAQPGALPESALEDLIDQARKVDMEEVRKQVSAEPQA, encoded by the coding sequence ATGGCCACCGTGGAGCTGACCGCGGAGAACTTCGACGAGGTTGTCGGCGGCTCCGAGATGGTCCTGGTCGATTTCTGGGCGGGCTGGTGCGGGCCGTGCGTCCAGTTCGCCCCGACCTACGAGAAGTCCGCCCAGAAGCACACCGACATCGTGTTCGGCAAGGTCGACACCGAGGCGCAGCAGCAGCTCGCCGCGGCGTTCCAGATCCGGTCGATCCCGACCCTCATGATCGTGCGCGACGGCGTCGTGCTCTACGCGCAGCCGGGCGCGCTGCCGGAGTCGGCGCTCGAGGACCTCATCGACCAGGCCCGCAAGGTCGACATGGAGGAAGTCCGCAAGCAGGTCTCGGCGGAGCCGCAGGCCTGA
- a CDS encoding GNAT family N-acetyltransferase: protein MTDTPVARRVRWEDPATGPLKEELTHEYVTRYGDGARAELTRYDPAVFTPPHGTLVLLFEDGEAVAGGAFMRHDERTAELKRIWTHSRHRRRGLARRVLVELERDAVALGYSRLYLTTGPRQPEARALYLATGYAPLFDLTADPLTIGHLPFEKDLGAPCAHVAC from the coding sequence GTGACCGACACCCCCGTCGCCCGCCGGGTCCGCTGGGAGGACCCGGCCACCGGGCCGTTGAAAGAGGAGCTGACGCACGAGTACGTGACCCGGTACGGCGACGGTGCGCGGGCCGAGCTGACCCGGTACGACCCGGCCGTCTTCACGCCGCCGCACGGCACGCTGGTGCTGCTGTTCGAGGACGGCGAGGCGGTGGCGGGCGGGGCGTTCATGCGGCACGACGAGCGCACCGCCGAGCTGAAGCGCATCTGGACCCACTCACGCCACCGCCGACGCGGCCTGGCCCGGCGCGTCCTCGTCGAGCTGGAGCGCGACGCCGTCGCCCTGGGCTACTCGCGCCTCTACCTGACCACCGGCCCCCGGCAGCCGGAGGCCCGCGCGCTGTACCTGGCCACCGGGTACGCGCCGCTGTTCGACCTGACCGCCGACCCGCTGACGATCGGCCACCTGCCGTTCGAGAAGGACTTGGGTGCCCCATGCGCACACGTTGCCTGCTGA
- a CDS encoding DUF3618 domain-containing protein produces MSGKDGPTDPDELRADVEKTRRELGDTVEALVHKTDVPGRVKDKAHEGVEQVKETATRANAAVSAAAGKAGAKASQATDKAGEQVGKAGAAANAAGAAVGEKAAVIGEKAGAAATQVGHKASEVAGQVGHKASEVAGQVSHKASEVADQVSLKAGVVAEQVGTKAAQAVESLPPPVQERVEQGVRQARKHPAAVAAGVAAVVLVLWKLLRRGR; encoded by the coding sequence ATGAGCGGCAAGGACGGCCCCACCGACCCGGACGAGCTGCGCGCCGACGTCGAGAAGACCCGGCGCGAGCTCGGCGACACCGTGGAAGCACTGGTGCACAAGACCGACGTGCCCGGACGGGTGAAGGACAAGGCGCATGAAGGAGTGGAACAGGTGAAGGAGACCGCTACCCGGGCCAACGCGGCGGTGTCCGCCGCGGCGGGCAAGGCCGGCGCCAAGGCGAGCCAGGCCACCGACAAGGCGGGCGAGCAGGTCGGCAAGGCGGGCGCGGCGGCCAACGCGGCCGGTGCGGCCGTCGGCGAGAAGGCCGCCGTGATCGGCGAGAAGGCGGGCGCCGCGGCGACCCAGGTCGGCCACAAGGCCAGCGAGGTCGCCGGGCAGGTCGGCCACAAGGCCAGCGAGGTCGCCGGGCAGGTGAGCCACAAGGCGAGCGAGGTCGCCGATCAGGTCAGCCTCAAGGCCGGTGTGGTCGCGGAGCAGGTCGGCACGAAGGCCGCGCAGGCCGTCGAGTCGCTGCCGCCGCCCGTGCAGGAGCGCGTCGAGCAGGGCGTGCGGCAGGCGCGCAAGCACCCGGCGGCGGTCGCGGCCGGTGTCGCGGCGGTGGTGCTGGTGCTGTGGAAGCTCCTGCGGAGGGGGCGGTGA
- a CDS encoding ABC transporter substrate-binding protein: MRTRCLLMLTAVLALVVSGCALPADAVDPPAPGVRPTADVLSTVVRDESTAALLPPAVRAAGVVRFGSSVGGQPPSSYYAEDNKTVLGLDADMSEAVARTLGVRVEREVASFETILPSLAGGKYDVGTGNFGVTEARKKTIDFVTYVNDGQGFAVRADDDRVTRVDGLVSLCGLKIGTGAGTTFEATLEREKHVCGEAGKPDYEVLSFAEDAAIFLGLQQRHIDVVMSTINGLRHAAAHQPNLEFLGEFKRLDVGFALPKGSPLAPALQAAVNKLIADGAYARILDKWGAGDSAIPESSISPPEHG, translated from the coding sequence ATGCGCACACGTTGCCTGCTGATGCTCACCGCCGTGCTCGCGCTCGTGGTCTCCGGGTGCGCCCTGCCCGCGGACGCCGTCGACCCGCCCGCGCCCGGCGTGCGGCCGACCGCGGACGTGCTGTCGACGGTGGTGCGGGACGAGTCGACCGCCGCGCTGCTGCCACCCGCCGTGCGCGCGGCGGGAGTGGTGCGGTTCGGGTCGTCGGTGGGCGGACAGCCGCCGTCGTCCTACTACGCGGAGGACAACAAGACGGTGCTCGGCCTGGACGCCGACATGTCCGAAGCGGTCGCGAGGACCCTGGGGGTGCGCGTCGAGCGGGAGGTCGCGAGCTTCGAGACCATCCTGCCGTCGTTGGCCGGCGGGAAGTACGACGTCGGCACCGGCAACTTCGGCGTGACCGAGGCGCGGAAGAAGACGATCGACTTCGTCACCTACGTCAACGACGGGCAGGGCTTCGCGGTGCGTGCCGACGACGACCGCGTGACCCGGGTGGACGGCCTGGTCTCGTTGTGCGGCTTGAAGATCGGCACCGGTGCGGGCACGACGTTCGAGGCGACGTTGGAGCGGGAGAAGCACGTGTGCGGTGAGGCGGGGAAGCCGGACTACGAAGTGCTGAGCTTCGCCGAGGACGCGGCGATCTTCCTGGGGTTGCAGCAGCGCCACATCGACGTGGTCATGAGCACGATCAACGGTTTGCGGCACGCGGCGGCCCACCAGCCGAACCTGGAGTTCCTCGGCGAGTTCAAGCGCCTGGACGTCGGCTTCGCGCTGCCCAAGGGCTCACCGCTCGCACCCGCGCTCCAAGCGGCGGTCAACAAGCTCATCGCAGACGGCGCGTACGCGCGAATCCTCGACAAGTGGGGCGCCGGGGACTCGGCGATCCCGGAGTCGTCGATCAGCCCGCCGGAGCACGGCTGA